A part of Biomphalaria glabrata chromosome 3, xgBioGlab47.1, whole genome shotgun sequence genomic DNA contains:
- the LOC106073896 gene encoding homeobox protein six1-like isoform X1 produces MMDPYSYPAGNFHRLPAFPSTGYVGKADVFRPDNGGSVRPFPAVPMLHDQTGTNVGGSPSGGGGSMLPSFGFTQEQVACVCEVLQQGGNIDRLARFLWSLPACEHLHKNESVLKAKAVVAFHRGNFKELYKILENNQFSPHNHPKLQALWLKAHYVEAEKLRGRPLGAVGKYRVRRKFPLPRTIWDGEETSYCFKEKSRTVLREWYSHNPYPSPREKRELAEATGLTTTQVSNWFKNRRQRDRAAEAKDREHPGMPNQPGMGQDPNSPDSDIKEEHSPDSLGGHTKLENHSPPHPSAIYADLQKASSMAASVSAGSMMHSMMGGHHVPHPGVHMGHHLAASMAGGVVNPGVNNMLHDYQTL; encoded by the exons TTTTTCGTCCAGATAACGGGGGCTCGGTGCGCCCCTTCCCAGCTGTCCCCATGTTACACGACCAGACTGGCACCAATGTCGGCGGTTCCCCATCAGGGGGCGGAGGATCTATGCTGCCGTCGTTCGGCTTCACACAAGAGCAGGTCGCCTGCGTCTGTGAGGTGCTACAGCAGGGCGGGAACATCGACCGCCTGGCCAGGTTTCTGTGGTCCTTGCCGGCCTGCGAGCACCTCCATAAAAATGAGAGTGTCCTGAAGGCCAAAGCTGTGGTGGCCTTCCACCGAGGGAACTTCAAGGAGCTCTACAAGATCCTGGAGAACAACCAGTTCTCACCACACAACCACCCAAAACTCCAAGCCCTGTGGTTGAAGGCCCACTACGTCGAGGCCGAGAAGCTCCGCGGGAGGCCCCTCGGGGCGGTTGGGAAGTACCGGGTCAGAAGGAAGTTTCCCCTGCCGAGGACAATCTGGGACGGCGAGGAAACCAGCTACTGCTTCAAAGAGAAATCACGGACGGTGTTACGCGAATGGTATTCCCACAACCCTTATCCCTCCCCGAGGGAGAAGCGAGAGCTGGCAGAGGCCACAGGCCTCACTACAACACAAGTCAGTAATTGGTTCAAAAATCGCCGGCAGAGAGACAGAGCGGCCGAGGCTAAAGACAG AGAACATCCGGGCATGCCGAATCAGCCAGGGATGGGTCAGGATCCTAATTCTCCGGACTCCGACATCAAGGAAGAGCACAGCCCAGACTCGTTGGGCGGCCATACCAAGCTTGAGAACCATTCTCCGCCCCACCCGTCCGCCATCTACGCCGATTTGCAAAAGGCTTCCAGCATGGCCGCCTCGGTTTCCGCCGGAAGTATGATGCACAGCATGATGGGAGGTCACCACGTGCCCCACCCGGGCGTCCACATGGGCCACCACCTCGCGGCGTCCATGGCAGGGGGTGTCGTGAACCCGGGCGTCAACAACATGCTACACGACTACCAGACTTTATGA
- the LOC106073896 gene encoding homeobox protein six1-like isoform X2 — MLHDQTGTNVGGSPSGGGGSMLPSFGFTQEQVACVCEVLQQGGNIDRLARFLWSLPACEHLHKNESVLKAKAVVAFHRGNFKELYKILENNQFSPHNHPKLQALWLKAHYVEAEKLRGRPLGAVGKYRVRRKFPLPRTIWDGEETSYCFKEKSRTVLREWYSHNPYPSPREKRELAEATGLTTTQVSNWFKNRRQRDRAAEAKDREHPGMPNQPGMGQDPNSPDSDIKEEHSPDSLGGHTKLENHSPPHPSAIYADLQKASSMAASVSAGSMMHSMMGGHHVPHPGVHMGHHLAASMAGGVVNPGVNNMLHDYQTL, encoded by the exons ATGTTACACGACCAGACTGGCACCAATGTCGGCGGTTCCCCATCAGGGGGCGGAGGATCTATGCTGCCGTCGTTCGGCTTCACACAAGAGCAGGTCGCCTGCGTCTGTGAGGTGCTACAGCAGGGCGGGAACATCGACCGCCTGGCCAGGTTTCTGTGGTCCTTGCCGGCCTGCGAGCACCTCCATAAAAATGAGAGTGTCCTGAAGGCCAAAGCTGTGGTGGCCTTCCACCGAGGGAACTTCAAGGAGCTCTACAAGATCCTGGAGAACAACCAGTTCTCACCACACAACCACCCAAAACTCCAAGCCCTGTGGTTGAAGGCCCACTACGTCGAGGCCGAGAAGCTCCGCGGGAGGCCCCTCGGGGCGGTTGGGAAGTACCGGGTCAGAAGGAAGTTTCCCCTGCCGAGGACAATCTGGGACGGCGAGGAAACCAGCTACTGCTTCAAAGAGAAATCACGGACGGTGTTACGCGAATGGTATTCCCACAACCCTTATCCCTCCCCGAGGGAGAAGCGAGAGCTGGCAGAGGCCACAGGCCTCACTACAACACAAGTCAGTAATTGGTTCAAAAATCGCCGGCAGAGAGACAGAGCGGCCGAGGCTAAAGACAG AGAACATCCGGGCATGCCGAATCAGCCAGGGATGGGTCAGGATCCTAATTCTCCGGACTCCGACATCAAGGAAGAGCACAGCCCAGACTCGTTGGGCGGCCATACCAAGCTTGAGAACCATTCTCCGCCCCACCCGTCCGCCATCTACGCCGATTTGCAAAAGGCTTCCAGCATGGCCGCCTCGGTTTCCGCCGGAAGTATGATGCACAGCATGATGGGAGGTCACCACGTGCCCCACCCGGGCGTCCACATGGGCCACCACCTCGCGGCGTCCATGGCAGGGGGTGTCGTGAACCCGGGCGTCAACAACATGCTACACGACTACCAGACTTTATGA